One genomic window of Streptomyces spiramyceticus includes the following:
- a CDS encoding AMP-binding protein: MSSYTHGTGSAPLLGDTIGQNLDRAIAAYPDREALVDLGTGGRWTYAEFGAAVDQLARGLLGTGVVKGDRVGIWAVNCSEWVLVQYATARIGAIMVNINPAYRAHELAYVLDQAGISVLIASQSHKTSDYRALVDQVRPDCPGLRAVHYIEDGSWDVLLDAAQRVTEAQLAACEAELSCDDPINIQYTSGTTGFPKGATLSHHNILNNGYFVGEMVGYTEQDRICLPVPFYHCFGMVMGNLAATSHGACIVVPAPSFDPAATLRAVQEERCTSLYGVPTMFIAELGLPDFSSYDLSSLRTGIMAGSPCPVEVMKRVVAEMHMAEVSICYGMTETSPVSTQTRRDDDLERRTGTVGRVMPHVEIKVVDPVTGVTLPRGEAGELCTRGYSVMLGYWEEPEKTAEVVDAGRWMHTGDLAVIREDGYVQIVGRIKDMIIRGGENVYPREIEEFLYGHPKISDVQVVGLPDERYGEEILACVIPHRQDDPPTLDEVTAYCREQLAHYKVPRRLAIMDSFPMTVSGKVRKVELRERYSD, from the coding sequence ATGAGCTCGTACACGCACGGCACCGGCTCCGCACCGCTCCTCGGCGACACGATCGGCCAGAACCTCGACCGGGCGATCGCGGCATACCCGGACCGGGAGGCGCTGGTCGACCTGGGGACGGGCGGCCGTTGGACGTACGCGGAATTCGGTGCGGCCGTCGACCAGTTGGCGCGCGGACTGCTCGGCACGGGGGTCGTGAAGGGCGACCGGGTCGGGATCTGGGCGGTGAACTGCTCGGAGTGGGTGCTGGTGCAGTACGCCACGGCCCGGATCGGCGCGATCATGGTGAACATCAATCCGGCCTACCGGGCGCACGAGCTGGCGTACGTACTCGACCAGGCGGGCATCTCGGTCCTGATCGCCTCGCAGTCCCACAAGACGAGCGACTACCGCGCACTCGTGGATCAAGTGCGGCCGGACTGTCCCGGGCTGCGGGCAGTCCACTACATCGAGGACGGTTCCTGGGACGTGCTCCTCGATGCGGCGCAGCGCGTCACTGAGGCCCAACTGGCAGCGTGCGAGGCCGAGTTGTCGTGCGACGACCCCATCAACATCCAGTACACCTCGGGGACGACCGGATTCCCCAAGGGTGCGACGCTCTCCCACCACAACATCCTCAACAACGGCTATTTCGTGGGCGAGATGGTCGGCTACACCGAGCAGGACCGGATCTGTCTGCCCGTGCCGTTCTACCACTGCTTCGGCATGGTGATGGGAAATCTCGCGGCCACGTCCCACGGCGCGTGCATCGTCGTCCCGGCGCCGTCCTTCGACCCGGCCGCGACGCTCCGGGCCGTCCAGGAGGAGCGCTGCACCTCCCTCTATGGCGTCCCCACGATGTTCATCGCCGAGCTCGGCCTTCCGGATTTCTCCTCGTACGACCTGTCCTCCCTGCGCACCGGCATCATGGCGGGCTCACCCTGCCCCGTGGAGGTGATGAAGCGGGTTGTCGCCGAAATGCACATGGCCGAGGTGTCCATCTGTTACGGCATGACGGAGACGTCCCCGGTCTCCACCCAGACCCGCCGCGACGACGATCTTGAGCGCCGTACGGGCACGGTCGGCCGGGTCATGCCGCACGTCGAGATCAAGGTCGTCGACCCGGTGACGGGTGTGACGCTGCCGCGCGGTGAGGCGGGCGAGCTGTGCACGCGCGGCTACAGCGTGATGCTCGGGTACTGGGAGGAGCCGGAGAAGACAGCGGAGGTCGTCGACGCGGGCCGCTGGATGCATACCGGTGACCTGGCGGTGATCCGCGAGGACGGCTACGTCCAGATCGTCGGCCGCATCAAGGACATGATCATCAGGGGCGGCGAGAACGTCTATCCACGCGAGATCGAGGAGTTCCTGTACGGCCACCCGAAGATCTCCGACGTCCAGGTGGTCGGTCTCCCCGACGAGCGTTACGGCGAGGAGATCCTGGCCTGCGTCATCCCCCACAGGCAGGACGACCCGCCGACGCTGGACGAGGTGACGGCGTACTGCCGCGAACAGCTCGCCCACTACAAGGTCCCGCGGCGCCTGGCGATCATGGATTCGTTCCCGATGACGGTCAGCGGCAAGGTCAGGAAGGTGGAGCTGCGGGAGCGTTACAGCGACTAG
- a CDS encoding zinc-binding dehydrogenase, whose translation MCAPARPSSCAAAPRPSGSPPRRSPRTWGSIVLSTTRQAGRAKALTEHGADHVLVDTGRISDDVRSIVPGGVDAAVELVGTPTLPDTLAATRVHGTVCFTGMLSNDWTVPDFYPIGYLPNGVRLTGYGGESTDLPAAVLQDCLDKIADGRIALGPPQVYRLEEIREAHSDMEHNRSVGKLVVRIDNL comes from the coding sequence ATCTGCGCCCCGGCCAGACCCTCCTCGTGCGCGGCGGCACCTCGTCCGTCGGGCTCGCCGCCGCGGCGCTCGCCAAGGACATGGGGCTCCATTGTCCTGTCCACGACCCGGCAGGCCGGCCGGGCCAAGGCGCTGACCGAGCACGGCGCCGATCATGTCCTGGTCGACACCGGACGCATCTCCGACGATGTACGGAGCATCGTGCCGGGCGGGGTCGACGCGGCCGTCGAACTCGTCGGAACCCCCACCCTCCCCGACACTCTCGCCGCCACCCGCGTCCACGGCACGGTCTGCTTCACCGGAATGCTGTCCAACGACTGGACCGTGCCGGACTTCTACCCCATCGGCTATCTGCCCAACGGGGTCCGCCTGACCGGCTACGGCGGCGAGTCCACCGACCTCCCCGCCGCCGTACTGCAGGACTGCCTCGACAAGATCGCCGATGGCCGCATCGCACTCGGTCCGCCCCAGGTCTACCGTCTCGAAGAAATCCGCGAGGCCCACTCGGACATGGAGCACAACCGCTCGGTCGGCAAACTGGTCGTCCGCATCGACAACCTCTGA
- a CDS encoding GNAT family N-acetyltransferase — protein sequence MHIRPARTAELPTLQDIERAAGEPFRTLGMAEIADDAPPGIEVLERYLQAGRAWVAADTGDEAVAYLIADVVDAAAHIEQVSVHPCAARRGVGRALISHVATHAVNENLTALTLTTFTDVPWNAPYYARIGFRTLADAELTDGLRQIRRDEAAHGLDRWPRVCMRREL from the coding sequence ATGCATATACGTCCCGCCAGGACCGCAGAACTCCCCACGCTCCAGGACATCGAGCGTGCCGCAGGTGAGCCCTTCCGAACGCTGGGCATGGCAGAGATCGCCGACGACGCCCCGCCCGGCATCGAAGTGCTGGAGCGCTATCTCCAGGCGGGCCGCGCCTGGGTGGCGGCGGACACCGGCGACGAGGCCGTTGCCTACCTGATCGCCGATGTCGTCGACGCCGCCGCACACATCGAGCAGGTCTCGGTCCACCCCTGCGCCGCCCGGCGCGGCGTGGGACGCGCCCTGATCAGCCACGTCGCGACCCACGCGGTCAACGAGAACCTGACGGCGCTCACCCTCACCACCTTCACCGACGTTCCCTGGAACGCCCCGTACTACGCCCGGATAGGCTTCCGCACACTCGCCGATGCCGAACTGACGGACGGACTGCGGCAGATCAGGCGCGACGAAGCCGCGCACGGCCTCGACCGCTGGCCGCGGGTGTGCATGCGGCGCGAGCTGTAA
- the gcl gene encoding glyoxylate carboligase translates to MARMTAAAAAVEILKLEGVEQAFGVPGAAINPFYRELKNVGGIKHTLARHVEGASHMAEGYTRAKAGNIGVCIGTSGPAGTDMITGLYSAIADSIPILCITGQAPVSKLHKEDFQAVDIASIAKPVTKKATTVLEAAQVPGVFQEAFHLMRSGRPGPVLIDLPIDVQLTEIEFDPETYQPLPVYKPRANRAQAEKALRFLLESERPLIVAGGGIINADASDLLVEFAELTNIPVISTLMGWGTIPDDHELSAGMVGVQTSHRYGNATFLESDFVLGIGNRWANRHTGYNLDAYTKGRKFVHVDIEPTQIGKIFAPDFGIASDAKAALELFIEVAKDLKGEGKLPDFSAWAESAQERKATLQRRTHFDNIPMKPQRVYEEMNKAFGPETRYVTTIGLSQIAGAQMLHVYKPRNWINCGQAGPLGWTIPAAIGAATADPETPIVALSGDYDFQFMIEELAVAAQHKVPYVHVLVNNAYLGLIRQAQGGLGINFEVNLEFENINTPEIGVYGVDHVKVAEGLGVKAIRVTDPNELGAAFEQAKKLAQEFQVPVVVEAILERITNISMSKTVDMSDVTEFEEIATEPGHAPTAIRPLV, encoded by the coding sequence ATGGCTCGTATGACCGCTGCCGCTGCCGCAGTTGAGATCCTCAAGCTCGAGGGTGTCGAACAAGCGTTCGGCGTTCCCGGTGCTGCGATCAACCCGTTCTACCGCGAGCTCAAGAACGTGGGCGGCATCAAGCACACGCTGGCCCGCCACGTCGAGGGTGCCTCGCACATGGCCGAGGGCTACACGCGGGCCAAGGCGGGCAACATCGGTGTCTGCATCGGTACCTCGGGCCCGGCCGGCACCGACATGATCACCGGCCTGTACTCCGCGATCGCGGACTCCATCCCGATCCTGTGCATCACCGGTCAGGCTCCGGTCTCGAAGCTCCACAAGGAGGACTTCCAGGCCGTCGACATCGCCTCGATCGCCAAGCCGGTCACCAAGAAGGCCACCACCGTCCTGGAGGCCGCGCAGGTCCCGGGCGTGTTCCAGGAGGCCTTCCACCTGATGCGCTCCGGCCGGCCGGGCCCGGTCCTGATCGACCTCCCGATCGACGTCCAGCTGACCGAGATCGAGTTCGACCCGGAGACCTACCAGCCGCTGCCGGTCTACAAGCCGCGCGCCAACCGCGCCCAGGCCGAGAAGGCCCTGCGGTTCCTGCTGGAGTCCGAGCGCCCGCTGATCGTCGCCGGTGGCGGCATCATCAACGCCGACGCCTCCGACCTGCTGGTCGAGTTCGCCGAGCTGACCAACATCCCGGTCATCTCCACCCTCATGGGCTGGGGCACCATCCCGGACGACCACGAGCTGAGCGCCGGCATGGTCGGTGTCCAGACCTCGCACCGCTACGGCAACGCGACCTTCCTGGAGTCGGACTTCGTCCTCGGCATCGGCAACCGCTGGGCCAACCGTCACACCGGCTACAACCTCGACGCCTACACCAAGGGCCGCAAGTTCGTCCACGTCGACATCGAGCCCACCCAGATCGGCAAGATCTTCGCCCCGGACTTCGGCATCGCCTCCGACGCCAAGGCCGCACTGGAGCTCTTCATCGAGGTTGCGAAGGACCTCAAGGGCGAGGGCAAGCTGCCGGACTTCTCCGCCTGGGCGGAGTCCGCCCAGGAGCGCAAGGCCACACTGCAGCGCCGTACGCACTTCGACAACATCCCCATGAAGCCGCAGCGCGTCTACGAGGAGATGAACAAGGCCTTCGGCCCGGAGACCCGCTACGTCACCACCATCGGCCTGTCCCAGATCGCCGGTGCGCAGATGCTGCACGTCTACAAGCCGCGCAACTGGATCAACTGCGGCCAGGCCGGCCCGCTCGGCTGGACCATCCCGGCCGCGATCGGTGCCGCCACCGCGGACCCGGAGACCCCGATCGTCGCCCTCTCCGGCGACTACGACTTCCAGTTCATGATCGAGGAGCTCGCGGTCGCCGCGCAGCACAAGGTCCCCTACGTCCACGTCCTGGTGAACAACGCCTATCTGGGCCTGATCCGTCAGGCGCAGGGCGGCCTGGGCATCAACTTCGAGGTCAACCTCGAATTCGAGAACATCAACACCCCGGAGATCGGCGTCTACGGCGTCGACCACGTCAAGGTCGCCGAGGGCCTGGGCGTCAAGGCGATCCGCGTCACCGACCCGAACGAGCTGGGTGCCGCCTTCGAGCAGGCCAAGAAGCTGGCCCAGGAGTTCCAGGTCCCGGTCGTGGTCGAGGCCATCCTGGAGCGCATCACCAACATCTCGATGAGCAAGACGGTCGACATGAGCGACGTCACCGAGTTCGAGGAGATCGCGACCGAGCCGGGGCACGCCCCGACGGCGATCCGCCCGCTCGTCTGA
- a CDS encoding NAD-dependent epimerase/dehydratase family protein, whose product MKLLILGGTEFVGRAVTEDALARGWDVTVFHRGQHAAPVGAVALHGDRTAPDGLAALAQGEWDIVVDTWSGAPFVVRDSARLLAGRVASYVYVSSASVYRYPSSAGQDENGAVVEGSADAGGDVAYPQAKRGGELAAVEAFGERALLARAGLIVGPGENIGRLPWWLTRIARGGAVLAPGPRDLPLQYIDARDLARWMLDAAERGLGGPYNLVSPQGHATMGELLEACVRVTGADAELRWTDPGVILAAGIEPWSELPVWVPPGELYDALHDTGVRKAVSAGLRCRPVAETVADTWAWLQKLGGTAPQRPDRPVVGLAPEKEAAVLRGA is encoded by the coding sequence ATGAAGCTATTGATACTGGGCGGAACGGAATTCGTCGGCCGGGCCGTCACCGAAGACGCCCTGGCGCGGGGCTGGGACGTGACCGTGTTCCACCGGGGGCAGCATGCGGCCCCGGTGGGCGCCGTCGCGCTGCACGGCGACCGTACGGCCCCGGACGGCCTTGCCGCGCTCGCGCAGGGGGAGTGGGACATCGTCGTCGATACGTGGTCGGGTGCGCCGTTCGTCGTACGGGACTCCGCGCGGCTGCTGGCCGGCCGGGTCGCGTCGTATGTGTACGTGTCCAGCGCGTCCGTGTACCGCTACCCGTCGTCGGCCGGGCAGGACGAGAACGGTGCTGTTGTCGAGGGCTCGGCCGATGCGGGCGGGGACGTCGCCTATCCGCAGGCGAAGCGGGGCGGCGAGCTGGCCGCGGTGGAGGCGTTCGGGGAGCGGGCGCTGCTGGCTCGGGCCGGGCTGATCGTGGGGCCCGGGGAGAACATCGGGCGGCTGCCGTGGTGGCTTACGCGGATCGCCCGGGGAGGGGCCGTGCTGGCCCCCGGGCCGCGGGACCTGCCCCTGCAGTATATCGACGCGCGGGACCTCGCGAGGTGGATGCTGGACGCCGCTGAGCGGGGCCTGGGCGGCCCGTACAACCTCGTCAGCCCTCAGGGCCACGCCACGATGGGGGAGCTGCTGGAGGCGTGCGTACGGGTCACGGGAGCGGACGCGGAGCTGCGCTGGACCGACCCCGGGGTGATCCTGGCGGCCGGTATCGAGCCGTGGTCGGAGCTGCCGGTCTGGGTGCCGCCGGGCGAGCTGTACGACGCGCTGCACGACACGGGCGTACGCAAGGCGGTGTCGGCGGGTCTGCGCTGCCGTCCGGTGGCGGAGACGGTGGCGGACACGTGGGCGTGGCTCCAGAAACTGGGCGGGACGGCCCCCCAGCGCCCGGACCGCCCGGTGGTCGGCCTGGCCCCGGAGAAGGAGGCGGCGGTGCTGCGGGGCGCCTGA
- a CDS encoding catalase — protein sequence MSKRVLTTESGAPVADNQNSASAGVGGPLLLQDQHLLEKLARFNRERIPERVVHARGSGAYGYFEVTDDVTGYTRANFLGEVGKRTETFIRFSTVADSLGGADAVRDPRGFALKFYTEEGNYDLVGNNTPVFFIKDPIKFPDFIHSQKRDPFTGKQEPDNVWDFWAHAPEATHQITWLMGDRGIPASYRHMNGYGSHTYQWTNAQGEAFFVKYHFKTNQGVRSLSSEQAAELAGKDANSHQTDLLQAIERGVNPSWTLYVQVMPAAEAADYRFNPFDLTKVWPHADYPLQRVGRLVLDRNPDNVFAEVEQAAFSPNNFVPGIGPSPDKMLQGRLFAYADAHRYRLGVNHTLLPVNAPKATEAVNYGRDGAMALRNGSRHDKNYEPNSYEGPAQTDSALSAPLALTGWTGTHAAPSHVKDDDFFQAGELYRLMSDEEKSRLIANIAGGLSQVTRDDVIEKNLAHFHAADTEYGKRVEEAVRALRED from the coding sequence ATGTCGAAGCGTGTGCTCACGACCGAGTCAGGCGCCCCGGTCGCCGACAACCAGAATTCAGCCTCCGCCGGTGTCGGTGGCCCGCTCCTCCTCCAGGACCAGCACCTGCTGGAGAAGCTGGCCCGGTTCAACCGTGAGCGCATCCCGGAGCGCGTCGTCCACGCCCGGGGCTCGGGCGCGTACGGCTACTTCGAGGTGACCGACGACGTCACCGGCTACACCCGCGCCAACTTCCTCGGCGAAGTGGGCAAGCGGACCGAAACCTTCATCCGCTTCTCCACCGTCGCGGACAGCCTCGGCGGCGCGGACGCGGTCCGCGACCCGCGCGGTTTCGCGCTGAAGTTCTACACCGAAGAGGGCAACTACGACCTCGTCGGCAACAACACCCCGGTGTTCTTCATCAAGGACCCGATCAAGTTCCCCGACTTCATCCACTCCCAGAAGCGCGACCCGTTCACGGGCAAGCAGGAGCCGGACAACGTCTGGGACTTCTGGGCGCACGCCCCCGAGGCGACGCACCAGATCACGTGGCTGATGGGCGACCGCGGCATCCCCGCGTCGTACCGCCACATGAACGGCTACGGCTCGCACACCTACCAGTGGACGAACGCCCAGGGCGAGGCCTTCTTCGTCAAGTACCACTTCAAGACGAACCAGGGCGTCCGGTCGCTGTCGTCCGAGCAGGCCGCCGAGCTCGCCGGCAAGGACGCCAACTCGCACCAGACGGACCTGCTCCAGGCCATCGAGCGCGGCGTCAACCCGTCCTGGACGCTGTACGTCCAGGTCATGCCGGCCGCGGAGGCCGCGGACTACCGCTTCAACCCGTTCGACCTCACCAAGGTGTGGCCGCACGCCGACTACCCGCTCCAGCGGGTCGGCCGTCTGGTCCTCGACCGGAACCCGGACAACGTCTTCGCCGAGGTCGAGCAGGCCGCGTTCTCCCCGAACAACTTCGTTCCGGGCATCGGCCCCTCGCCCGACAAGATGCTCCAGGGCCGTCTCTTCGCCTACGCCGACGCGCACCGCTACCGCCTCGGTGTGAACCACACCCTGCTGCCGGTGAACGCCCCCAAGGCGACGGAGGCCGTCAACTACGGCCGCGACGGTGCCATGGCGCTGCGCAACGGCTCGCGCCACGACAAGAACTACGAGCCCAACTCGTACGAAGGCCCGGCCCAGACCGACTCGGCGCTCTCCGCGCCGCTGGCACTGACCGGCTGGACCGGCACGCACGCCGCGCCCTCGCACGTCAAGGACGACGACTTCTTCCAGGCCGGTGAGCTCTACCGCCTGATGTCGGACGAGGAGAAGTCCCGCCTGATCGCCAACATCGCCGGCGGCCTCTCGCAGGTCACCCGCGACGACGTGATCGAGAAGAACCTGGCGCACTTCCACGCCGCCGACACAGAGTACGGCAAGCGCGTCGAGGAAGCGGTCCGCGCACTGCGCGAGGACTGA
- a CDS encoding 2-hydroxy-3-oxopropionate reductase: MMSNLPKIGFIGLGIMGSPMSENLLKAGYDVTGYTLEQPKIDRLVAAGGKGASSIAEAVKDADVIITMVPASPQVEAIAYGPDGILENAKKGALLIDMSSITPQTSVDLGKAGAEKGLRVLDAPVSGGEAGAIEAVLSIMVGGSQADFDAAKPVLDALGKTIVLCGPHGSGQTVKAANQLIVAVNIQACAEAVVFLEKSGVDLTAALDVLNGGLAGSTVLTRKKANFLNRDFAPGFRIDLHHKDMGIVTDAARNVGAALPVGAVVAQLVASLRAQGDGGLDHSALLRAVERLSGQPVQS, translated from the coding sequence ATCATGAGCAACCTTCCCAAGATCGGATTCATCGGCCTCGGAATCATGGGCTCCCCCATGTCCGAGAACCTGCTGAAGGCGGGTTACGACGTCACCGGCTACACCCTGGAGCAGCCCAAGATCGACCGCCTCGTCGCCGCCGGCGGCAAGGGCGCGTCCTCGATCGCCGAGGCCGTCAAGGACGCCGACGTCATCATCACGATGGTGCCCGCCTCCCCGCAGGTCGAGGCGATCGCGTACGGCCCGGACGGCATCCTGGAGAACGCCAAGAAGGGCGCCCTCCTGATCGACATGTCCTCGATCACCCCGCAGACCTCCGTCGACCTGGGCAAGGCCGGTGCCGAGAAGGGCCTGCGCGTCCTGGACGCCCCGGTGTCCGGCGGCGAGGCCGGTGCCATCGAGGCCGTACTGTCGATCATGGTCGGTGGCTCGCAGGCCGACTTCGACGCCGCCAAGCCCGTTCTTGACGCGCTCGGCAAGACCATCGTCCTGTGCGGCCCGCACGGCTCCGGCCAGACGGTGAAGGCCGCGAACCAGCTGATCGTCGCGGTCAACATCCAGGCATGCGCCGAGGCCGTGGTCTTCCTGGAGAAGTCCGGCGTCGACCTCACCGCCGCCCTGGACGTCCTCAACGGCGGACTGGCCGGCTCGACCGTCCTGACCCGCAAGAAGGCCAACTTCCTCAACAGGGACTTCGCCCCCGGCTTCCGGATCGACCTGCACCACAAGGACATGGGCATCGTCACCGACGCCGCCCGCAATGTCGGTGCGGCGCTCCCCGTCGGCGCGGTCGTCGCCCAGCTGGTCGCCTCGCTGCGCGCCCAGGGTGACGGTGGCCTGGACCACTCCGCCCTGCTGCGCGCCGTCGAGCGCCTCTCCGGTCAGCCCGTCCAGAGCTGA
- a CDS encoding TIM barrel protein: MGYTDQRFDVNLSILFTELPLLERPAAAAAAGFNAVELWWPWIETPTPDQAELDALKRALDDAGTQLVGLNFYAGQLPGPDRGALSVPGEESDRFRANIDVAADFAASVGCKALNALYGNRVDGVDPAVQDELALENLVLAARAADRVGAILLVETLNKPESPLYPLVSAPAAIEVVDKVNALSGLGNAKFLLDLYHLSMNGEDLPEVIASYADKTGHVQIADNPGRGAPGTGNLPLEELLDQLKKAGYDGWVGLEYKPGDRPSAEAFGWLPN, from the coding sequence ATGGGCTACACGGACCAGCGCTTCGATGTGAACCTCTCAATCCTCTTCACGGAACTCCCGCTCCTGGAGCGCCCCGCGGCCGCCGCCGCGGCGGGCTTCAACGCGGTCGAGCTGTGGTGGCCCTGGATCGAGACCCCCACCCCCGACCAGGCCGAGCTCGACGCCCTCAAGCGGGCGCTCGACGACGCCGGCACCCAGCTGGTGGGCCTGAACTTCTACGCCGGGCAGCTGCCGGGCCCGGACCGCGGCGCACTCTCCGTCCCCGGCGAGGAGTCCGACCGCTTCCGCGCCAACATCGACGTGGCGGCGGACTTCGCCGCCTCGGTCGGCTGCAAGGCGCTCAACGCGCTCTACGGCAACCGCGTCGACGGTGTGGACCCGGCCGTCCAGGACGAGCTCGCCCTGGAGAACCTGGTCCTGGCCGCCCGCGCGGCCGACCGGGTCGGAGCGATCCTCCTGGTCGAGACCCTGAACAAGCCGGAGTCGCCGCTCTACCCGCTGGTGAGCGCCCCGGCCGCGATCGAGGTCGTCGACAAGGTCAACGCGCTCAGCGGACTCGGCAACGCCAAGTTCCTGCTCGACCTGTACCACCTGTCGATGAACGGCGAGGACCTCCCCGAGGTCATCGCGTCGTACGCCGACAAGACCGGCCACGTGCAGATCGCCGACAACCCGGGCCGCGGCGCCCCCGGCACGGGAAACCTGCCGCTGGAGGAGCTGCTCGACCAGCTCAAGAAGGCCGGTTACGACGGCTGGGTGGGCCTGGAGTACAAGCCCGGCGACCGCCCGAGCGCCGAAGCCTTCGGCTGGCTCCCCAACTGA
- a CDS encoding helix-turn-helix domain-containing protein gives MGGELMVPEQAGGDDVVLAWEGRDVVAVRLPQLSDSLDHILVAMERRYGMPLAELDRKEKQSVVRILEARGAFSVRHGVETVAGALGVSRFTVYNYLNRENAAKNE, from the coding sequence ATGGGCGGCGAGCTGATGGTGCCGGAGCAGGCGGGCGGCGACGACGTGGTGCTGGCCTGGGAGGGCCGGGACGTCGTCGCCGTACGGCTTCCGCAGCTTTCGGACTCCCTCGACCACATCCTCGTGGCGATGGAGCGCCGTTACGGCATGCCTCTGGCCGAGCTCGACCGCAAGGAGAAGCAGTCGGTCGTACGGATACTTGAGGCGCGCGGCGCCTTCTCCGTGCGGCACGGCGTGGAGACCGTGGCCGGGGCCCTCGGGGTCAGCCGTTTCACTGTCTACAACTACCTGAACAGGGAAAACGCCGCCAAGAACGAGTAG
- the uraD gene encoding 2-oxo-4-hydroxy-4-carboxy-5-ureidoimidazoline decarboxylase: MTSGSTPGLARFNASADSEASATLHEVCASPAWGSKLLAQRPYATAEALFLASDAATAELTTKDLSDAMAGHPPIGRPKPGDPTSSREQRGMAGASEELKAEMLELNLAYQDKFGHVFLICATGATGEQMRDAMRERIGNSPEQERAIVRTELGKINRIRLARLVEEGE; the protein is encoded by the coding sequence GTGACTTCAGGTTCGACGCCGGGCCTAGCCCGGTTCAACGCCTCGGCAGACAGCGAGGCCTCCGCCACGCTCCACGAGGTGTGTGCCAGTCCGGCGTGGGGAAGCAAGCTGCTCGCCCAGCGCCCGTACGCCACCGCAGAAGCTCTCTTCCTCGCCAGTGACGCCGCCACGGCCGAGCTGACTACGAAGGATCTGTCCGACGCGATGGCGGGGCACCCGCCGATCGGCCGGCCGAAGCCCGGCGACCCGACCTCCTCCCGCGAGCAGCGGGGGATGGCCGGAGCGTCCGAGGAACTCAAGGCCGAGATGCTCGAACTGAACCTGGCGTACCAGGATAAATTCGGACATGTCTTTCTGATCTGTGCCACCGGCGCGACCGGTGAGCAGATGCGCGACGCGATGCGAGAGCGGATCGGGAACTCGCCCGAGCAGGAGCGGGCCATCGTCCGCACCGAGCTGGGCAAGATCAACCGCATCCGGCTTGCCCGCCTCGTAGAAGAAGGAGAGTGA
- the uraH gene encoding hydroxyisourate hydrolase, with the protein MSTETTASVSTHILDTSIGRPAEGVAISLTARSGSAAEWVALGGSKTDADGRCKDLPALPEGTTHVRLDFETEAYFLSKHSHNKQAEAQQDAPRVRDSGAFFPEVAITFAVVPGEHFHVPLLLNPFGYSVYRGS; encoded by the coding sequence ATGAGCACGGAAACCACCGCTTCGGTGTCCACGCACATCCTGGACACCAGCATCGGCCGCCCCGCCGAGGGTGTCGCCATCTCGCTGACTGCCCGCAGCGGCAGTGCGGCCGAGTGGGTGGCGCTCGGCGGTTCGAAGACCGACGCGGACGGGCGCTGCAAAGACCTGCCGGCTCTGCCGGAGGGCACCACCCATGTACGTCTCGACTTCGAGACCGAGGCGTACTTCTTGAGTAAGCACAGCCACAACAAGCAAGCCGAGGCACAGCAGGACGCCCCCCGCGTAAGGGACAGCGGCGCGTTCTTCCCGGAGGTGGCGATCACATTCGCCGTCGTACCGGGCGAACACTTCCACGTACCGCTGCTGCTCAACCCGTTCGGCTACTCCGTATACCGAGGGAGCTAG